ATCTTTAGAAAAGATAACTTTGCAGTGCAATCTGTTGTGGGACCACTTCTTCAAGATACAGGGCCGTTGGGTGACGTTAGTGTAAGGCTTAAGCTGTTATTTGGCTTAGGAGTTATACCCGATGCGATATATCATGACATTGAAGACATCATTAAGCTTCAGAACAAGCTTAACGCCGATTTATCTGATCTTGAATTTACTACTCCTGATGTTTTAGAGTCGATTCAAAAGCTAAGGCTTATCCAAAAAATGGGAACGGTACAGTTCGAAATAATGGAGCCAGATGGTGATGTAGGTCTTGAGTTTTATCAGTTACAACAAATGAGACAACAACAAGTTATCAAATCTAGTCTTGCGCTTGCTATTGTTGAAATATGTCATGAATTAAATAAGGATAGTCCTTTCTAATCTAACGCCAGTACGACTAGAAAGGACATCAAACAATTTTTTACTATTCTCTTCCCCTTTACCTTATCGATTTTACACTTCATTAATTTAGTCTCCTTATTGATTATATACTCACTCATTATGTTGGCATGTATAAACATACAGTACTATGATTTGCTGAGTTACTCGTGTGTGAGTATCCGATTCTGCGAAAGAAAAAAGGTTTTGTATGAAGTTTATCGAAATTCAATATTATAAATCTCCGTTTGGAGAACTCATTTTAGGTAGTTACGACGAGCAACTTTGTATCTGTGATTGGCGTTACCGGAAAATGCGAAGTGCCATCGATAAAAGAATTACCAGTAAGCTTCAAGCTCAATATTTGGAAAAAGACAATGTTGTTTTGCAGACGGTACGAAATCAATTAGAGCAGTTTTTTAATTCAGAAAGGCGTGATTTTGACTTACCGTTACTATTTGTTGGCACCGATTTTCAACAAAAGGTTTGGCAGCAACTTGCCTTGGTTCCGTTTGGTAATACTTCAACCTATTTAGAGCTTGCCCAAGGGATTGGTCATGAAAATGCAGTTAGAGCGGTTGCAAATGCAAATGGAGCTAATGCACTGTCCATTATCATACCTTGCCACCGTATTATCGGCAGTAACGGACAGCTTGTTGGGTATGCTGGTGGACTAGAGGCTAAAAAGAAGCTGCTCATGCTAGAACAAGATATGTTCGCGCCACTATAGTCTTTTTAGCATTTAAGATATCAGATCTTCCAGTTTTTATGTTTTAGTTCTAATAGAGATGCATATAAAGGTTGACCGCCTATAGCTTGAGCGATGAATGTCGCACCAAAACAGGTCACCATTATAGGCAGTATTAGTTGGTAATTATTGGAAATTTCAACAACTAAGACAACGCCTGTTAGCGGAGTTCGTAGGCTAGCTGCTATTAGTGCCCCCATTCCTGCAACGGCATAGATAGCGGCATCAGTTGAATAATTTGGGATAATATCGAGTATCAGTACTCCATAGGTTAACCCTAAAAAAGTACCCAACGTTAGAATTGGCGCGAATATCCCACCAGGTGCGCCAGTACCAAAACAAGCGATCGTACCCAACATACGTAAAACAAAAAACAGCGTCATGACCAACCATGGTGTTGGTGTCGAAAACAACTGTGCGATAGCAGGTAAGCTGCCACCTGATAAAATTGGGTAAGTAACATGGAGTACAGAAAATATTGCCCCGAACAACGCACCCGTCAAAACTAAACGTGTGAGGTTGGTTCCGTGGTAGTTTTTAAACCAACTCGTGGCTAGTAGTATCCATTTATTAAAATAGACACCCACGATACCGAAGATCATACCTAGTATTGCAAATGTTGGTAATGAACTTAAAGCAGGCGTACCAAAACTTGGTATCAGTAGTATGGCATTCTGGCCGTTAAGGTATTCCATAACGATAGTTGCGGCAATGACGGATAATGTGACACATTTAATTGAAGTGAAATTGTAGGTGAACTGTCTACGCATTTCTTCATTTACAAACAGTATGGCTGCTAATGGTGTGTTGAATGCAGCTGCAATTCCGGCTGCAGACCCAGCTGCAATAAGGATGTGTTGAGCATGTTCAAATTTACTCGCTTTGCTAGCGATCATTCTACCGACAGCCCCACCGAGCTGAATGGAAGGGCCCCCACGGCCTAAAATCATACCAGACCCTATAGTTAACGTTGCTGCAACGAATTTTACCGGTAAAACGCGATGCCAACGAATATCGTGTTCACCCACAAGGGCACCTTCGATATGAGGAATGCCACTGCCTTCTGCTTCAGGAGCGAATCGATAGGTTAACCAGAAGCCAAGCGCGGCCATAACGGCTCCACTAAACACAATGATAGAGGCCTGCATGAGAAACTCATCAGGCGCTTCTATATCAATGAGAGAGATACGAAATTCAAGGATCCAATTTATAAAAATGTTGAAGTAGGAAACGATGATACCTGCTAACGTTCCGACAATTCCAGAAAGCAGTACTACGGAAAAATAGTCACTTTGGTTTGAAAAAAATTTGGAATAAGCAGTGGCCGCGACAGTTTTGCCATAATTAAAGGTTTATCTCTTTTGTTAGCTATTGATTAGTATACTGTAACAGCATGCAAGGTGCGCAATAGTACCATATCTCGAAAGCTAACTTATGAACTAGTAGACCATAAAAATGCACACTGACATCACATTTTTGTAGTTTTCACCTACGCTTTCTTGCGTTTTTTGTGAAATCGACCAAACTTAAGTTGTAAGACAAGAGTTACCCAATCACATGGAGGCAATTGAAGTCTTGCATACAATTTGAGTGAAACAATAGAACAATATTTAGTCCTCGTAATCAATTGGAATACTTAAGTTAGTATATCCATTACGCATACTCACGAGTGAGTCACGAGGTGTTGAAGGCGTACGAAAGGTTGTACGCCTTTTTGCATTTTATAATCTTGTCATATCCCCTATACTCCTTTCTCTCATATAGGAGTAGCCCATGTCTAAACGCGTCCCAACAAATATAATCACTGGTTTTTTAGGTACAGGAAAAACAACCGCTATTTTAAATTTGCTCAAACGAAAGCCTAGTAATGAATCTTGGGCTGTATTAGTGAATGAATTTGGTGAAATAGGCATAGATGGTGCGATTTTAAGTGACAGTGGGGCACTTATCAAAGAGGTTCCCGGTGGTTGTATGTGTTGTACCGCAGGCGTCCCTATGTCTGTTGGTATAAATGCGTTACTACGAATGAGGCCG
The DNA window shown above is from Vibrio algarum and carries:
- a CDS encoding MltR family transcriptional regulator; amino-acid sequence: MSDTVDETEVIEKLNSTTSVRAFIVVAVSVFNEAVEGLMQRIFRKDNFAVQSVVGPLLQDTGPLGDVSVRLKLLFGLGVIPDAIYHDIEDIIKLQNKLNADLSDLEFTTPDVLESIQKLRLIQKMGTVQFEIMEPDGDVGLEFYQLQQMRQQQVIKSSLALAIVEICHELNKDSPF
- a CDS encoding methylated-DNA--[protein]-cysteine S-methyltransferase, which gives rise to MKFIEIQYYKSPFGELILGSYDEQLCICDWRYRKMRSAIDKRITSKLQAQYLEKDNVVLQTVRNQLEQFFNSERRDFDLPLLFVGTDFQQKVWQQLALVPFGNTSTYLELAQGIGHENAVRAVANANGANALSIIIPCHRIIGSNGQLVGYAGGLEAKKKLLMLEQDMFAPL